The following are encoded in a window of Castanea sativa cultivar Marrone di Chiusa Pesio chromosome 5, ASM4071231v1 genomic DNA:
- the LOC142634199 gene encoding uncharacterized protein LOC142634199, whose product MLIHSPCPAIFHRTSTYLGSVKCNINNNTLSIINKSTTTSSISIIKNTTAGLIGAYSSCRVGLTGFLVAAVVISSAAGGVRAIEAPQESETLSNIPQTLSGECALPKDCKKARIQRPKSRKAESCTIKCVTTCIRGGEGSPGEGPFNVRRPLVVFKQGFRSRQYCLVECSDICNLIGDGDDGP is encoded by the exons ATGCTAATTCATAGCCCATGTCCAGCAATTTTTCATAGAACCTCAACATATCTTGGAAGTGTCAAATGCAATATCAACAATAACACTCTAAGCATCATCAACAAGAGCACTACTACTAGTAGTATTAGCATCATAAAGAACACTACAGCAGGTCTTATTGGTGCTTATAGTAGCTGTAGAGTGGGACTAACTGGCTTTCTTGTAGCTGCTGTAGTGATAAGTTCTGCAGCAGGAGGAGTAAGAGCAATTGAGGCACCCCAAGAGTCAGAGACTTTGTCTAATATACCACAAACACTTTCAGGTGAGTGTGCTTTGCCCAAGGATTGCAAGAAAGCTAGGATTCAAAGGCCTAAGTCAAGGAAAGCTGAGTCTTGCACTATCAAATGTGTCACCACTTGCATCCGGGGTGGTGAAGGCTCCCCTGGTGAAGGCCCTTTTAATGTCAGAAG ACCTCTAGTTGTTTTCAAGCAAGGGTTTCGAAGCCGGCAATACTG TTTGGTCGAGTGCTCAGATATTTGCAATTTGATTGGGGATGGTGATGATGGACCTTAA
- the LOC142634341 gene encoding uncharacterized protein LOC142634341, whose translation MGENTTTNNKTTKKSTNTTTNKNKDGNSTSKFVDKSKSNKKEEQQEITEGNTTDMGVGRVATDIRKNFGAIKERVLEKLAAASVPADALDSARHFLEGVVRDVTVAAQGLTKDALHRIKTHLVDIMPSLSPAITRKMVDDAEKEANGDQTESASEEDGAHDQPPHNGKAPYMSPASSLFASLVNKPFSRL comes from the exons ATGGGAGAAAACACAACCACTAATAATAAGACTACTAAAAAAAGCACCAACACaactaccaacaaaaacaaagatggTAATTCAACTTCAAAGTTTGTGGACAAGAGTAAGAGCAACAAAAAGGAAGAGCAGCAAGAGATAACAGAAGGGAATACTACTGATATGGGTGTGGGCCGTGTGGCCACTGATATAAGGAAGAACTTTGGAGCCATAAAGGAGAGGGTATTGGAGAAACTAGCTGCAGCTTCTGTACCAGCTGATGCTTTGGACAGCGCAAGACACTTCTTGGAGGGTGTGGTTAGAGATGTGACTGTGGCAGCTCAAGGTCTCACCAAGGATGCCTTGCATCGTATTAAGACACATCTTGTTGATATCATGCCTTCCCTCTCTCCAGCCATCACCAGAAAg ATGGTAGATGATGCAGAGAAGGAAGCTAATGGAGATCAGACAGAGTCTGCAAGTGAAGAGGATGGAGCTCATGATCAACCACCACATAATGGCAAGGCCCCATATATGTCCCCAGCTTCCTCTCTGTTTGCTTCTCTggttaataaaccattttcaAGGCTCTGA
- the LOC142636461 gene encoding protein HIGH CHLOROPHYLL FLUORESCENCE PHENOTYPE 173, chloroplastic has translation MNATTRSPSFSNSNTYHYQTNHKRPTTSFLGTLTFTNSSSYYYITSRCTSADRAQNNRHNQNNFLLVPKATASQTGKDNKNKNKKNKTESNKKLVQDENVVPANENEAEPIKLEQQQQQQQQPSVSISLDDVNPVGLGRKSRQLFDEVWRKFSGLGQISGTTRADDRDALDALLIREGPMCEFAIPGAQNTTVLVVGATSRIGRIVVRKLMLRGYTVKALVRKADEEVVNMLPRSVEIVTGDVGDPYTLNAAVEGCSKIIYCATARSAITGDLVRVDYKGVCNLTKAFQDYNNKLAQLRAGKSSKSKLLLAKFKSEDSLKGWEVRQGTYFQDVIASKYDGGMDAKFEYTETGNAVFSGYVFTRGGYVELSTKLSLPLGRTLDRYEGLILSVGGNGRSYILILEAGPTADTTQSKLYFSRFSTKAGFCRVRVPFSSFRPVKPDDPPLDPFLVHTMTIRFEPRRQRPNEGPTGPKQDLRSFELIFEYIKALPTGQETDFILVSCTGLGIEPTRREQVLKAKRAGEDSLRRSGLGYTIIRPGPLKEEPGGQRALIFDQGNRISQGISCADVADICVKALHDSTARNKSFDVCYEYVAEQGRELYELVAHLPDKANNYLTPALSVLEKNT, from the exons ATGAATGCCACTACAAGAAGTCCTAGTTTCAGTAACAGCAATACATACCATTACCAAACCAATCACAAAAGACCCACAACCAGTTTTCTTGGTACCTTAACTTTCACAAACTCCAGCTCCTACTACTACATTACCAGTAGGTGCACTAGTGCCGATCGTGCCCAAAACAACCGTCATAACCAAAATAACTTCCTACTAGTTCCCAAGGCCACTGCTTCCCAAACTGGCAAagacaacaaaaacaagaacaagaaaaacaaaacagaaagtAACAAGAAACTTGTACAGGATGAAAATGTTGTTCCTGCTAATGAAAATGAAGCTGAGCCCATAAAActagaacaacaacaacaacagcaacagcagCCTTCAGTTTCAATAAGTTTGGATGATGTGAACCCTGTGGGGTTGGGGAGGAAGTCAAGGCAGTTGTTTGATGAGGTGTGGAGGAAGTTTTCAGGGTTGGGACAGATATCAGGAACAACTAGAGCTGATGACAGGGATGCCCTTGATGCCCTTCTCATTAGAGAAGGTCCTATGTGTGAGTTTGCTATTCCTGGGGCTCAGAATACTACTGTGCTTGTTGTTGGAGCAACTAGCAGGATTGGTCGTATTGTCGTGCGCAAGCTCATGCTCAGAGGCTACACTGTCAAG GCTCTAGTGAGGAAGGCGGACGAGGAAGTGGTGAATATGCTTCCAAGGTCAGTAGAGATTGTGACTGGGGATGTAGGTGATCCATACACACTCAATGCTGCTGTGGAAGGATGCAGCAAGATAATATATTGTGCTACGGCCCGTTCTGCCATCACTGGGGATCTCGTCAGAGTTGATTACAAAGGGGTTTGCAACCTCACCAAAGCATTTCAG GACTACAACAATAAACTAGCACAACTACGAGCAGGAAAAAGCAGCAAAAGCAAGCTTCTGCTTGCAAAGTTTAAATCTGAAGATTCATTGAAAGGGTGGGAAGTTCGCCAGGGAACTTACTTCCAGGATGTGATTGCTTCTAAGTATGATGGTGGAATGGATGCTAAATTTGAGTACACTGAGACTGGAAATGCTGTCTTCTCAG GATATGTTTTCACCAGGGGAGGGTATGTTGAACTGTCAACAAAGCTTTCACTTCCTTTGGGTCGCACTCTTGACAG GTATGAGGGTCTTATTCTCTCTGTTGGTGGAAATGGAAGGtcttatattttaattcttGAAGCTGGTCCTACAGCAGATACAACTCAAAGCAAATTGTACTTTTCAAGATTTAGTACAAAGGCAGGATTTTGTAGG GTGAGAGTACCATTTTCGTCCTTCCGCCCGGTGAAACCAGATGATCCACCATTAGATCCATTCCTTGTACATACAATGACCATACGGTTTGAGCCTAGAAGACAG AGACCTAATGAAGGACCTACAGGACCGAAGCAAGACCTGAGAAGTTTTGAGCTTATATTTGAATATATAAAGGCCTTGCCT ACTGGGCAAGAAACGGACTTTATCTTAGTTTCATGTACAGGATTAGGGATAGAACCCACCAGAAGGGAGCAGGTTCTTAAAGCTAAGAGG GCTGGGGAAGATTCATTGAGAAGATCAGGCCTCGGATACACAATCATTCGTCCTGGTCCCCTAAAG GAGGAACCTGGTGGTCAACGCGCCCTCATATTTGATCAAGGAAACAGGATTTCTCAG GGCATCAGCTGTGCTGATGTAGCTGATATCTGTGTGAAGGCACTACATGACTCAACAGCAAGAAACAAGAGCTTTGAT GTATGTTATGAATATGTTGCTGAGCAAGGGAGGGAACTCTATGAGCTA GTAGCACATTTGCCTGACAAAGCAAATAACTATTTGACACCTGCGTTGTCCGTTTTAGAGAAGAACACTTGA
- the LOC142633259 gene encoding histone acetyltransferase HAC1, with translation MNVQAHMSGPAAAAVAAAQNQAAASATSQNGSTLAQQMNNLGAGGGSGGGGGSGGGGVRVLFAADNEMLRARGLMQEKIYAILSQRHQQQPLDENTRKKFKDIVKRLEEGLLRSAHSKEDYMNLETLESRLHQLIKRSHMNPRNQYPQLVNSSSPVGTMIPTPGMSHSGNSTMIVASSVDASMIAASAPTTVNPGSLLPSGGIHGGSFNRSDGSLSNGYQQSPANFSLSSGGNLSSMGAQTITSQMIPTPGFNSNNNNGNNNTSQSYMNMESSNNGGGFSNVESTMVSQPLQQKQHHGGQNSRILHSLGSQMGSGIRSGLQQKAYFSNGALNGGGLGLMGNNLQLVNERGTSEGYLPATSYTNSPKPFQPHFDQHQQSIMQGDGYGMNNSDSFGSGNFYGAATSVGSMMNTQNLSSVSLPSISKTNSSLISNQSNLQATQQAAYIKTPSVDQSEKMNFQASITSRDNLLHSHQQQQFQQQSHQFQQQQFVQQQRQQKQLQQQQNMLNSDTFGQSQLTSDIGNQVKREPGVEHHNEVMNSQVSEQFQLSEMQNQFQQNSAEDRSRSAQQLSLPSSQHDICSPMSQNSQQMQQLLHPNQLVTDSQSDYSCLSVGAQSESVLQGQWHPQSQDRNHVPRSMPLEHHVQEDFRQRISRQDEAQCNNLSSEGSVIGRTAACRSTTEPPNLTGATCKSGNPSLEAMYRNQQKWLLFLRHANRCTSPKGKCLVPQCVIAQELLLHIRKCNLPLCTYARCRHTKDLVEHFKKCRNPNCPVCVPVRNYIIKQQLSARYIARSRTESACLPTSITASSKSYDTGDTSVRLMSKTSSIVETTEDVLPSSKRLKIEQPSQSLIPESESSAVSVSAFSEPHGSQDVHLQDNQHNEICMPVKSEFPEVKKEIAESSVQESLGEMKKDDTNDNCNQRPDGESIAYNEPSSLSKQENIKLEKEIDPAKQENASQPAENAASTTKSGKPKIKGVSLTELFTPEQVREHITGLRQWVGQSKAKAEKNQAMEHAMSENSCQLCAVEKLTFEPPPIYCTPCGARIKRNAMYYTMGAGDTRHYFCIPCYNEARGDTIVVDGTAIPKARLEKKKNDEETEEWWVQCDKCEAWQHQICALFNGRRNDGGQAEYTCPNCYIQEVERGERKPLPQSAVLGAKDLPRTILSDHIEQRLFRRLKQERQERARLHGKGFDEVPGAESLVIRVVSSVDKKLEVKQRFLEIFQEENYPTEFPYKSKVVLLFQKIEGVEVCLFGMYVQEFGSESQFPNQRRVYLSYLDSVKYFRPEIKAVTGEALRTFVYHEILIGYLEYCKLRGFTSCYIWACPPLKGEDYILYCHPEIQKTPKSDKLREWYLAMLRKAAKENIVVDLTNLYDHFFVTTGECKAKVTAARLPYFDGDYWPGAAEDLIYQMRQEEDGRKQNKKGTTKKTITKRALKATGQSDLSGNASKDLLLMHKLGETICPMKEDFIMVHLQHACTHCCILMVSGNRWVCNQCKNFQLCDKCYESEQKREERERHPNNQREKHVLYPIEITDVPVDTKDKDEILESEFFDTRQAFLSLCQGNHYQYDTLRRAKHSSMMVLYHLHNPTAPAFVTTCNVCHLDIETGQGWRCEVCPEYDVCNGCYQKGIDHPHRLTNHPSIADRDAQNKEARQIRVQQLRKMLDLLVHASQCRSSHCQYPNCRKVKGLFRHGIHCKTRASGGCVLCKKMWYLLQLHARACKESECNVPRCRDLKEHLRRLQQQSDSRRRAAVMEMMRQRAAEVASNAG, from the exons CTATGCTATCTTATCGCAGCGGCACCAGCAGCAGCCACTTGATGAGAATACAAGAAAGAAGTTTAAGGATATTGTGAAGCGTTTAGAGGAGGGTTTATTGAGATCAGCTCATTCAAAG GAGGATTACATGAACCTTGAAACACTTGAGAGCCGTTTGCATCAATTGATTAAACGCTCACATATGAATCCTCGGAACCAATATCCACAGCTTGTTAATTCTTCCTCCCCCGTTGGTACAATGATACCAACACCTGGTATGTCACACAGTGGGAATTCAACCATGATTGTTGCATCTTCTGTAGATGCTTCAATGATCGCTGCTAGTGCACCTACGACTGTCAACCCTGGAAGCCTGTTGCCAAGTGGTGGCATACATGGTGGTTCCTTTAATAGATCTGATg GTTCTTTGTCTAATGGATATCAGCAGTCTCCTGCCAATTTTTCCCTCAGTTCTGGTGGAAACTTATCATCAATGGGTGCTCAAACAATTACAAGCCAAATGATTCCCACTCCTGGATTTAATAGTAATAACAATAATGGTAATAATAATACCAGTCAGTCTTATATGAACATGGAATCTTCTAATAATGGTGGTGGGTTTTCCAATGTTGAGTCAACGATGGTATCACAACCACTGCAGCAAAAGCAGCATCATGGTGGTCAAAATAGCCGCATATTGCACAGTCTTGgtagtcaaatgggaagtggaatTAGGTCTGGCTTGCAGCAGAAAGCTTATTTTTCAAATGGGGCTTTAAATGGTGGTGGGTTAGGGTTGATGGGGAATAATTTACAACTTGTGAATGAACGTGGTACCTCTGAGGGCTATCTTCCTGCCACATCTTATACTAATTCACCCAAACCTTTTCAGCCTCACTTCGATCAACATCAGCAATCGATAATGCAGG GTGATGGATATGGAATGAACAATTCCGATTCTTTTGGGTCTGGAAACTTCTATGGTGCTGCAACATCTGTTGGATCAATGATGAATACTCAGAACTTGAGTTCAGTTAGCTTGCCATCTATATCCAAAACCAACTCTTCTCTGATAAGCAATCAGTCAAATTTGCAAGCTACTCAACAGGCTGCCTATATAAAGACTCCATCAGTTGATCAATCAGAAAAGATGAATTTTCAAGCTTCAATAACTTCAAGAGACAATCTACTACACTCTCATCAACAGCAGCAATTTCAACAGCAGTCCCATCAGTTTCAACAGCAGCAATTTGTTCAACAGCAACGCCAACAGAAGCAGCTTCAACAGCAACAGAATATGCTAAATAGTGATACTTTTGGTCAGTCTCAACTGACATCTGATATAGGCAACCAAGTGAAACGTGAACCTGGAGTGGAGCACCACAATGAAGTTATGAACTCACAAGTTTCGGAACAATTCCAGTTGTCTGAGATGCAGAACCAATTCCAGCAGAACTCTGCTGAAGACCGATCCAGGAGTGCTCAACAGCTCTCTCTTCCATCTTCACAGCATGATATCTGCTCGCCAATGTCTCAAAATTCTCAACAAATGCAACAATTGCTACATCCAAACCAACTGGTTACGGATTCCCAAAGCGATTATAGCTGCCTTTCTGTTGGGGCACAATCAGAATCTGTGCTGCAGGGTCAATGGCATCCTCAGTCACAAGACAGGAATCATGTACCGAGGAGTATGCCTCTTGAGCATCATGTGCAAGAGGATTTCCGTCAGAGAATATCTAGGCAAGATGAAGCTCAGTGCAATAACTTATCATCAGAAGGATCTGTTATTGGTCGAACTGCTGCTTGTAGAAGCACCACTGAGCCCCCTAATTTAACTGGTGCTACCTGTAAATCTGGAAATCCTAGCCTTGAAGCGATGTATAGAAATCAGCAGAAATGGCTCTTGTTCTTGCGACATGCTAATCGATGTACGTCCCCCAAAGGGAAATGTCTAGTACCTCAATGTGTGATTGCTCAAGAGTTGTTGTTGCACATTCGTAAATGCAATCTGCCTTTATGCACATATGCTCGTTGCCGTCATACCAAGGACTTGGTTGAACATTTCAAGAAATGCAGGAATCCCAATTGCCCTGTTTGTGTTCCTGTAAGaaactatataataaaacaacaattGAGTGCACGATATATTGCACGTTCTCGAACAGAGTCTGCTTGTTTGCCAACTTCAATTACTGCGTCTAGTAAATCCTATGATACTGGAGACACTTCGGTTAGATTGATGTCAAAGACTTCCTCTATTGTTGAAACTACGGAAGATGTACTACCCTCTTCAAAACGCTTGAAGATAGAGCAGCCCTCCCAATCTCTTATTCCTGAGAGTGAAAGTTCTGCAGTATCAGTTTCTGCATTTAGTGAACCCCATGGGTCGCAGGATGTCCACCTCCAAGATAACCAACATAATGAGATTTGTATGCCCGTTAAATCTGAGTTTCCAGAGGTAAAGAAGGAAATTGCTGAAAGTTCTGTACAAGAAAGTCTTGGTGAGATGAAAAAGGACGATACAAATGATAACTGCAACCAAAGGCCAGATGGTGAATCTATTGCATATAATGAGCCTTCTAGTTTGTCTAAGCAAGAAAATATTAAACTTGAGAAAGAGATTGATCCAGCTAAGCAAGAAAATGCGTCACAGCCTGCAGAAAATGCAGCTAGTACCACGAAATCTGGGAAGCCAAAAATAAAGGGTGTGTCATTGACTGAACTTTTCACTCCAGAGCAGGTTAGGGAGCATATTACAGGTCTCAGGCAGTGGGTTGGCCAA AGTAAAGCAAAGGCAGAAAAGAATCAAGCAATGGAGCATGCAATGAGTGAGAATTCTTGTCAGTTGTGTGCAGTTGAGAAGCTCACTTTTGAACCACCACCTATATATTGCACTCCATGTGGTGCTCGCATCAAGCGAAATGCAATGTATTATACCATGGGTGCTGGTGATACACGACATTATTTCTGTATTCCATGTTATAACGAGGCTCGTGGAGACACCATAGTTGTTGATGGGACTGCCATTCCAAAGGCAAGgctagaaaagaagaaaaatgatgaaGAGACTGAGGAATGG TGGGTTCAATGTGATAAGTGTGAAGCTTGGCAACATCAAATTTGTGCTTTATTTAATGGTCGAAGAAATGATGGTGGACAAGCTGAATACACTTGCCCAAATTGCTATATACAAGAGGTTGAAAGAGGAGAGCGTAAGCCCTTGCCACAAAGTGCTGTTCTTGGGGCCAAAGATTTGCCAAGAACAATTCTTAGTGACCATATAGAGCAGCGGTTATTTAGGAGACTGAAGCAGGAAAGACAAGAGAGGGCAAGGCTTCATGGAAAAGGTTTTGATGAG GTTCCTGGAGCAGAATCACTTGTAATTAGAGTTGTTTCATCTGTTGACAAAAAGTTGGAAGTGAAGCAGCGGTTTCTTGAAATATTTCAAGAAGAGAATTATCCAACTGAATTTCCATATAAATCCAAG GTAGTTTTGTTGTTTCAGAAGATTGAAGGTGTAGAAGTATGCCTATTTGGCATGTATGTTCAAGAATTTGGATCTGAATCTCAATTTCCAAATCAGCGTCGCGTCTATCTCTCATACCTGGACTCTGTCAAGTATTTCAGACCTGAGATTAAAGCAGTGACTGGAGAGGCTCTTCGTACATTCGTTTATCATGAAATTCTG ATTGGATACCTTGAATATTGCAAGTTACGAGGTTTTACAAGCTGCTATATATGGGCTTGCCCTCCATTAAAGGGTgaagattatattttatattgtcATCCAGAAATTCAAAAAACACCTAAATCTGATAAGCTCCGGGAATG GTATTTAGCAATGTTAAGAAAAGCAGccaaggaaaatattgtggttgatCTCACTAATTTGTATGACCATTTCTTTGTAACTACTGGTGAATGTAAGGCTAAGGTAACTGCTGCTAGGTTGCCATATTTTGATGGTGACTACTGGCCTGGTGCTGCGGAAGATCTGATTTATCAGATGCGTCAAGAAGAAGATGgtagaaaacaaaataagaaaggAACAACTAAGAAGACCATAACAAAGAGGGCTTTAAAAGCTACTGGTCAGTCTGATCTTTCTGGTAACGCGTCAAAGGATCTGCTGCTCATGCATAAA CTTGGTGAAACCATCTGCCCAATGAAGGAAGATTTTATCATGGTTCATTTGCAGCATGCATGCACTCACTGTTGTATCCTAATGGTATCTGGAAATCGTTGGGTTTGCAACCAGTGCAAAAATTTCCAGCTGTGTGATAA ATGTTATGAATCAGAACAGAAacgtgaagaaagagaaagacatcCAAACAATCAGAGGGAAAAACATGTCCTCTATCCG ATTGAAATCACTGATGTACCTGTTGATACAAAGGATAAAGATGAGATCCTTGAGAGTGAATTCTTTGACACTAGACAAGCATTTCTGAGTCTTTGTCAAGGAAATCATTATCAGTATGATACCCTGCGGCGGGCTAAACATTCTTCGATGATGGTCCTTTACCATCTGCATAACCCAACTGCTCCTGCATTTGTGACGACATGTAATGTATGTCATCTTGACATTGAAACTGGTCAGGGTTGGAGATGTGAAGTCTGCCCTGAGTATGATGTATGCAATGGATGCTATCAAAAGGGCATTGATCATCCTCATAGGTTGACAAACCATCCATCCATAGCTGACCGTGATGCTCAGAATAAAGAAGCAAGGCAAATACGAGTTCAACAG CTTAGGAAGATGCTTGATCTTCTGGTGCATGCATCTCAATGTCGTTCCTCACATTGCCAATACCCAAATTGTCGCAAGGTGAAGGGTCTTTTTCGCCATGGGATACATTGCAAAACCCGTGCATCTGGAGGTTGTGTTCTTTGTAAGAAAATGTGGTATCTCCTTCAACTTCATGCTCGAGCTTGCAAAGAATCTGAGTGCAATGTACCACGTTGCAG AGATCTAAAAGAACATTTGAGGAGGCTACAGCAGCAGTCTGACTCTCGCCGAAGAGCTGCCGTGATGGAGATGATGAGACAGAGAGCTGCAGAGGTTGCCAGCAATGCTGGATGA